Proteins from a single region of Kluyveromyces lactis strain NRRL Y-1140 chromosome A complete sequence:
- a CDS encoding transaldolase (highly similar to uniprot|P15019 Saccharomyces cerevisiae YLR354C TAL1 Transaldolase enzyme in the pentose phosphate pathway) gives MSEPSAKKQKFANSLEALKATGTTVVADTGDFESIAKFTPQDATTNPSLILAAAKQQAYAKLIDSAVQYGKKQGQNIDEQVEIAVDKLLVEFGTAILKVVPGRVSTEVDARLSFDKDATVKKALEIIKLYEAEGISKDRVLIKIASTWEGIQAAQELEKEHDIHVNLTLLFSFAQAVAAAEANVTLISPFVGRILDWYKASTGETYTAETDPGVISVKSIYNYYKKHGYNTIVMGASFRNVGEIKALAGVDFLTISPKLLDELLSSDEPVAKILDPESAKAEGSERVSFINDEPKFRFELNEDAMATEKLSEGIRKFSADIVTLFDLIKAKIQA, from the coding sequence ATGTCTGAACCAAGTGCtaagaaacaaaagttTGCCAACTCTTTGGAAGCCTTGAAGGCCACCGGTACCACTGTCGTTGCCGACACTGGTGATTTCGAATCTATTGCTAAGTTCACTCCACAAGATGCTACTACCAACCCATCTTTGATCTTGGCCGCTGCCAAGCAACAAGCCTACGCTAAGTTGATCGACTCTGCTGTACAATACGGTAAGAAGCAAGGTCAAAACATTGACGAGCAAGTTGAAATTGCTGTTGACAAGCTATTGGTCGAATTCGGTACTGCTATCTTGAAGGTCGTTCCAGGTAGAGTTTCTACTGAAGTCGATGCTAGATTGTCCTTCGACAAGGATGCTACCGTTAAGAAGGCTTTGGAAATCATCAAGTTGTATGAAGCAGAAGGTATTTCCAAGGACAGAGTCTTGATCAAGATTGCTTCCACTTGGGAAGGTATCCAAGCTGCTCAAGAACTAGAAAAGGAACACGATATCCACGTCAACTTGACTTTGTTGTTCTCTTTCGCTCAAGCCgttgctgctgctgaagCTAACGTTACCTTGATTTCTCCATTCGTTGGTAGAATCTTGGATTGGTACAAGGCCAGCACTGGTGAAACTTACACTGCTGAAACTGATCCAGGTGTGATTTCTGTCAAGAGTATCTACAATTACTACAAGAAGCATGGTTACAACACCATTGTTATGGGTGCTTCCTTCAGAAACGTGGGTGAAATTAAGGCTCTTGCCGGTGTCGATTTCTTGACCATTTCTCCAAAGTTGTTGGACGAATTGTTGTCCTCTGATGAACCAGTTGCTAAGATCTTGGACCCTGAATCCGCAAAGGCTGAAGGTTCTGAAAGagtttctttcatcaacGACGAGCCTAAATTCAGATTCGAGTTGAACGAAGATGCTATGGCCACTGAAAAGTTGTCTGAAGGTATCAGAAAGTTCTCTGCTGATATCGTCACACTGTTCGACTTAATCAAGGCTAAGATCCAAGCTTAA
- a CDS encoding Zn(II)2Cys6 transcription factor domain-containing protein (conserved hypothetical protein), with amino-acid sequence MVNGSRSSAELPTIKRRVSKACDACRKSKTKCDGERPCSRCLKENKLCTYSNSNIGYAESKCKKLYNQEYVDLLETRNSLLTKALSYLFRQFDRCVDSGLVQIHPERFSEFRQLQMQSMILNQRSDMDDLDSDEYDEWEQVGSSQNPELSVRDGPAAAWMNLRKNKNLFINKETGKLNVNEVVYSIIPTNVDMAVKSLNYIHGGREQIDRAALEAGSNNKTSSHVYDKLLARGYVDSETLFTSDHSKEGIPEDANIELPKRKRRKMLSPNEARGIPNSSQIQQSDSMVQILPIPAMADTVTMKQDVDGRVPTDYNSNSRMIQRSGNISLDNAANQLSYSNQAQQWYPKLEYGQFDLLESFSSDYKKQSTK; translated from the coding sequence ATGGTCAATGGTTCTCGCAGCTCTGCCGAATTACCAACCATAAAGAGAAGGGTATCAAAAGCATGTGATGCTTGTAGGAAATCAAAAACCAAATGTGATGGTGAAAGACCGTGTAGCCGATGTTTAAAGGAGAATAAGTTGTGTACGTATTCGAATTCTAATATCGGATATGCAGAGTCCAAATGTAAGAAGCTTTACAACCAGGAATACGTCGATCTGCTGGAAACGAGGAACTCGCTTTTGACTAAAGCATTAAGTTATTTATTCAGACAGTTCGATAGATGTGTTGATAGCGGCTTAGTGCAGATCCATCCTGAGAGATTTTCGGAGTTCAGGCAGTTACAAATGCAATCCATGATTCTCAATCAAAGATCTGATATGGATGATCTAGATTCGGACGAATATGATGAATGGGAACAAGTGGGTTCGAGTCAAAACCCTGAGCTTTCTGTTCGCGACGGACCGGCTGCTGCATGGATGAACTTACGTAAGAACAAAAATttattcatcaacaaagaGACGGGAAAACTGAACGTGAATGAAGTTGTTTATTCTATTATCCCAACAAACGTCGACATGGCAGTGAAATCTCTGAATTACATACACGGTGGTAGGGAACAGATTGATAGAGCCGCTCTGGAGGCTGGGTCTAATAATAAAACATCTTCTCATGTCTATGATAAATTACTTGCTCGAGGTTATGTCGATTCGGAAACTTTGTTTACATCAGATCATTCAAAGGAAGGCATACCAGAGGATGCAAATATCGAACTCCCGAAAAGAAAACGGAGAAAGATGTTGTCGCCCAATGAAGCACGTGGTATTCCTAATAGCAGTCAAATACAACAATCTGATTCGATGGTCCAGATATTGCCAATTCCAGCAATGGCAGACACCGTTACAATGAAGCAAGATGTAGATGGGCGCGTACCGACAGATTATAATTCTAACAGTAGAATGATCCAAAGGAGCGGAAACATCTCATTAGATAACGCTGCAAATCAGTTATCATATTCGAATCAAGCGCAGCAATGGTATCCGAAACTAGAATATGGGCAGTTCGATTTGTTGGAGTCATTCTCATCTGACTATAAGAAACAATCAACAAAGTAA
- the MTE1 gene encoding Mte1p (similar to uniprot|Q75CW0 Ashbya gossypii ACL194C ACL194Cp and some similarites with YGR042W uniprot|P53227 Saccharomyces cerevisiae YGR042W) yields the protein MSFVIKEFTCQYSDQIRKKHKTWHDGKLKYSEFNNRFQLFTEDGVQLSSKLLTNSKQVADILNDEGYGIEEHRIFGSYFVIILELSSEYIRDESKSANSAIIKSEYGNRNKTPIGSVKQSQHIELNQKRASKTIASVSDTAKKPFKRPIILSHSQSNLQNTHIKADPDRRLTEDTRLRQEASDKASAERITAISQECFRSSLNVSQTTELNEVSAASLDPVEYIRQTNSILKTGRLRQKNYVIRNSPIVL from the coding sequence ATGTCTTTCGtgatcaaagaatttaCATGCCAGTACAGCGACCAAATAAGGAAGAAGCATAAAACTTGGCACGATGGAAAGCTTAAGTATTCTGAATTCAATAATAGATTTCAGCTATTCACAGAGGACGGTGTGCAACTTAGCAGCAAGTTGCTAACTAATAGCAAGCAAGTTgctgatattttgaatgatgaaGGCTATGGAATCGAGGAACACAGAATATTTGGTTCATATTTTGTGATCATTTTGGAGCTCTCATCTGAGTATATAAGGGACGAGTCAAAAAGTGCGAACTCAGCAATCATTAAATCCGAATATGGCAATAGGAATAAAACGCCAATCGGTAGCGTAAAACAATCACAACACattgaattgaatcaaaagagGGCTTCAAAAACTATTGCTTCAGTCAGTGATACTGCCAAGAAACCGTTCAAACGACCCATCATACTATCCCATAGTCAATCGAACCTGCAAAATACACATATCAAAGCAGATCCTGATCGTCGTTTGACAGAGGATACAAGACTTCGTCAAGAAGCGAGTGACAAAGCATCTGCAGAGAGGATCACTGCGATTTCTCAAGAATGTTTCAGGAGTAGTCTGAACGTTTCCCAAACAACGGAACTTAATGAAGTTTCAGCCGCTTCCTTGGATCCAGTTGAATATATACGACAAACGAACAGTATTCTAAAGACAGGAAGACTTCGACAGAAAAACTACGTGATTCGGAACTCCCCCATAGTACTTTAG